Within the Sulfurospirillum barnesii SES-3 genome, the region AATCGCTAAAAATACTTTTTTACATGCAGATATTGCTTACCAACATAGTCTTGATGGCGAAAAAAGTCAAGGTGTAATAACAAATATCGCTTTGAAAGTTAAATTCTAAGTGATAGATTCTATCACAACTTTTAGAATAGAACAGATTTATAGAATATTTTATTACAATAAATAATATTTATTATAAAACCTAAAGCCAATAAAGAATACAATCCCGACTTTATATTTAGATAACTTCTTTTATCTAGCCTTCATTGTGTCTATGGGACATATACATTACATGTAGGGAATTGTATGGCTTTTCGTATTCGATTGATTCTTACCTTTTTTTGTCTGTTATCCAGTAAATATGTACTTTTTGCAGATTCTACCACCGATGTTATCAACCAACGTGAACATTTTGAGAAACAAAAAGAGGTTTTCGAAAAACTCCAAAAGCGTCACGATGAAAATATCATACGCTATGACGTGAAGAAACCTGAATTGCTCCCTATGAAAGAAGAGCCTTGCTTTGAGATAAAGCTTATTAAAGATGAGGGCATTACCCTCCTCTTAGAAAGTGAAAAAGAGTTCTATTACCGTCCGTACATTGGAAAATGCACAACACTTACCGAACTTTCCAACTTAACCAAACAACTCAGTGCACTTTATTTGGAAAAAGGCTATGTGACCTCTCAGGTGTATCTAAAACCTCAAAATATCGCTTCTGGTGAAGTCACCCTCTTTGCCCTTGAGGGTAAGATAAAGTCCATCACTCCTGATGAACGCTCCATTCACCATGCTTTTATGGGTCAAGAGGGAGATTTTCTTAACTTAAGAAATTTGGAACATGCCATTGAAACCATGAATCGCCTGCCTAGCAATCACGCAAAAATGGATTTGATACCCAGTGATGAAGTAGGCTATACCGATGTTAATGTAGAAAACAACACAACAAGTCGTCTTAATGGCAGTGTGGGCATCAACAATTTTGGAACGAAAAAAACGGGTAATAAGCAAGGAACACTCTCCCTCAATCTCGATAATCCTCTAGGTATTAACGACCAATTTGCTATTAATTTAAATAGCACCGATCAGCACTTTCACAATGAAAACTCCATAGGCGATGGGTATGAGTACTCCTTTCCCATAGAGCGCTTACTAGCAACCTTGAGCTATCGAAAAAATCATTATGCACAGTATATTTATGGGGGTATCAATCGTTATGAGTCCAAAGGTAACACCAAAACCTATACCCTAGCCCTCAACTACAAACTTTTTCATAACGAAGTCCATCGCATCTCCATTGGTTCGTCTCTTTCGCACTATGAGACTAAAAATTATTTAAGTGATGCGCTGATTGAAACCTCTAGTTATGAGCTTTCCAATGCGAGTGGCATGGTCGATTATATGTACCAAAGTGCAGGATTTTATAGCTATATAGCCTTGAACTATGTCAAAGGAACCGACTGGTTTAATGCCTCCAACCCTACATCCTTAAATGAAAAATACACTCTTTATACGATTGATGCTTCCTTAGCCAAACGCTTTGATGCTTTTCAATACACGCTTTCTGGGCACTACCAACACTCCAATGACCAACTTTTTAGCACCAATCAAATCAGCATTGGAGGACACTACAGTGTTCGAGGCTACCAAAAAGAGGGACTGAGCGGAAATACAGGGTACTACCTGCGTAATGAACTCTCCT harbors:
- a CDS encoding ShlB/FhaC/HecB family hemolysin secretion/activation protein, which encodes MAFRIRLILTFFCLLSSKYVLFADSTTDVINQREHFEKQKEVFEKLQKRHDENIIRYDVKKPELLPMKEEPCFEIKLIKDEGITLLLESEKEFYYRPYIGKCTTLTELSNLTKQLSALYLEKGYVTSQVYLKPQNIASGEVTLFALEGKIKSITPDERSIHHAFMGQEGDFLNLRNLEHAIETMNRLPSNHAKMDLIPSDEVGYTDVNVENNTTSRLNGSVGINNFGTKKTGNKQGTLSLNLDNPLGINDQFAINLNSTDQHFHNENSIGDGYEYSFPIERLLATLSYRKNHYAQYIYGGINRYESKGNTKTYTLALNYKLFHNEVHRISIGSSLSHYETKNYLSDALIETSSYELSNASGMVDYMYQSAGFYSYIALNYVKGTDWFNASNPTSLNEKYTLYTIDASLAKRFDAFQYTLSGHYQHSNDQLFSTNQISIGGHYSVRGYQKEGLSGNTGYYLRNELSYTAPSKLLEYFEPTYFIALDGGEIKKEADTNGGKLLSDAFGLKLKRGDFDMNLYYTMPLYKKDVSTTQNFFGVSATYRF